From the Excalfactoria chinensis isolate bCotChi1 chromosome 1, bCotChi1.hap2, whole genome shotgun sequence genome, one window contains:
- the VMO1 gene encoding vitelline membrane outer layer protein 1 homolog yields the protein MKVLTPAALILLFFSNAVDAGTREYTSVITVPNGGHWGKWGIRQFCRSGYANGFALKVEPSQFGRDDTALNGIRLSCPDGSIIESLVGKWGTWTSFLVCPTGYLISFSLRMEKSQGGGDDTAANNIQFRCSGGAVLVGDGLSWGRFGPWSKRCKICGLQTKVEPPQGFQDDTALNNVRFFCCK from the exons ATGAAGGtgctcacaccagcagcactcATCCTGCTCTTCTTTTCCAATGCTGTGGATGCAGGAACACGTGAATACACTTCTGTCATCACTGTGCCCAATGGAGGCCACTGGGGAAAGTGGGGCATTCGGCAGTTTTGCCGCAGTGGCTACGCCAATGGATTTGCACTGAAG GTTGAGCCCTCCCAGTTTGGCAGAGATGACACAGCTCTGAATGGCATTCGGCTTAGCTGCCCTGATGGCTCAATCATTGAGTCCTTGGTGGGGAA GTGGGGTACCTGGACCAGCTTCCTGGTTTGCCCTACGGGCTACTTGATCTCCTTTTCACTGAGAATGGAGAAGTCTCAAGGAGGAGGTGATGACACAGCAGCCAACAACATCCAGTTCAGATGCTCAGGTGGAGCTGTTCTAGTAGGTGATGGACTATCATGGGGAAGATTTGGCCCATGGAgcaaaagatgcaaaatatgTGGTCTCCAGACAAAGGTAGAGCCACCACAGGGATTTCAGGATGATACAGCGCTCAACAATGTGAGGTTCTTCTGCTGTAAATGA